Proteins encoded in a region of the Streptomyces violaceoruber genome:
- the pdxR gene encoding MocR-like pyridoxine biosynthesis transcription factor PdxR gives MANSWATLGVDLHLEPTGPGLRRGLTDALREAVRTGRLGPGTRLPSSRVLAADLGIARNTVADAYADLVAEGWLTARQGSGTRVADRVAAPPAEASARRPREPARPLHDLRPGSPDLASFPRVEWLRAARRAVTAAPNEAFGYGDPRGHPELRGALSAYLARARGVRAAPDHLLVCGGVAHALVVLAAVLRARGVRTVAVESYGLHVHRDLLEAAGLRTVPLPVDDRGADPGALTDAGAVLLTPAHQFPTGVPLHPDRRAAVVDWARRTGALILEDDYDGEFRYDRQPVGALQGLAPDHVVYLGTASKSLAPGLRLAWAVLPPGLADEITATRGGSDTCGVLEQLTLAEFLASGAYDRHVRASRLRYRRRRDALVAALAGRVPEVRIAGIAAGLHAVLGLPPGTEQQVLRSAAWQGLGLHGLSVFRHPRATTDPLDAVVVGYGTPPDHAWTGALDALCRALP, from the coding sequence ATGGCGAATTCCTGGGCCACTCTCGGCGTGGACCTGCACCTCGAACCCACCGGTCCCGGCCTGCGCCGCGGTCTCACCGACGCGTTGCGCGAGGCCGTCCGCACCGGCCGGCTGGGACCCGGTACCCGGCTCCCCTCGTCCCGCGTCCTCGCCGCCGACCTCGGTATCGCCCGCAACACCGTCGCCGACGCCTACGCCGACCTCGTCGCCGAGGGCTGGCTCACCGCGCGCCAGGGCTCGGGCACCCGCGTCGCCGACCGGGTCGCCGCCCCGCCGGCCGAAGCCTCGGCCCGGCGCCCCCGGGAGCCCGCCCGGCCCCTCCACGACCTGCGCCCCGGCAGCCCGGACCTCGCCAGCTTTCCGCGCGTCGAGTGGCTCAGAGCCGCCCGCCGCGCCGTCACGGCCGCCCCCAACGAGGCCTTCGGCTACGGCGATCCCCGCGGCCACCCCGAGCTGCGCGGCGCGCTGTCCGCCTACCTCGCCCGTGCCCGGGGCGTGCGCGCCGCCCCCGACCACCTGCTGGTCTGCGGCGGCGTCGCCCACGCCCTGGTGGTGCTGGCCGCGGTGCTGCGGGCCCGTGGCGTGCGCACCGTGGCCGTCGAGTCGTACGGCCTCCACGTCCACCGCGACCTGCTCGAAGCCGCCGGTCTGCGGACCGTCCCGCTGCCCGTCGACGACCGGGGCGCCGACCCCGGGGCGCTCACGGACGCGGGCGCCGTGCTGCTCACCCCCGCCCACCAGTTCCCGACCGGTGTGCCGCTGCACCCCGACCGCCGGGCGGCCGTCGTGGACTGGGCGCGGCGCACCGGCGCCCTGATCCTGGAGGACGACTACGACGGCGAGTTCCGCTACGACCGCCAGCCCGTCGGCGCCCTCCAGGGACTCGCCCCCGACCACGTCGTCTACCTCGGCACCGCCAGCAAGTCACTCGCCCCCGGCCTGCGCCTGGCCTGGGCGGTGCTGCCGCCGGGGCTCGCCGACGAGATCACGGCGACCCGCGGCGGCTCCGACACCTGCGGCGTGCTGGAACAGCTCACGCTGGCCGAGTTCCTCGCCTCCGGCGCCTACGACCGGCACGTCCGTGCCTCCCGCCTGCGCTACCGGCGCCGCCGGGACGCCCTGGTCGCGGCCCTCGCCGGCCGGGTTCCCGAGGTGCGGATCGCCGGGATCGCGGCCGGTCTGCACGCCGTCCTCGGGCTGCCGCCCGGCACCGAGCAGCAGGTACTCAGATCGGCGGCCTGGCAGGGCCTGGGCCTGCACGGCCTGTCCGTCTTCCGCCACCCGAGGGCCACGACCGACCCGCTGGACGCGGTGGTCGTCGGCTACGGCACCCCGCCCGACCACGCCTGGACGGGCGCCCTGGACGCGCTGTGCCGGGCGCTGCCGTGA
- a CDS encoding carboxymuconolactone decarboxylase family protein: protein MTTPTDDTKTTDYAAEVPVRLNWSQHAPEVYKAMIRLETVAKRGLDPALYELVKIRASQINHCAFCLDMHTKDALAAGESVERIVQLAAWEESRHFYTEKELAAIELTEAVTVLTDGFVPDEVYEKAAKHFDEPELAQLIAAITTINAWNRFGVTCRMTPGHYTPGGNA from the coding sequence ATGACGACACCCACCGACGACACGAAGACCACGGACTACGCCGCCGAGGTACCCGTCCGGCTGAACTGGTCCCAGCACGCCCCCGAGGTCTACAAGGCGATGATCCGGCTCGAGACCGTCGCCAAGCGGGGACTGGACCCGGCGCTGTACGAGCTGGTGAAGATCCGCGCCTCGCAGATCAACCACTGCGCCTTCTGCCTCGACATGCACACCAAGGACGCCCTGGCCGCCGGTGAGAGCGTGGAGCGGATCGTGCAGCTGGCCGCCTGGGAGGAGTCGCGGCACTTCTACACGGAGAAGGAGCTGGCGGCGATCGAGCTGACCGAGGCGGTCACCGTGCTGACCGACGGCTTCGTGCCGGACGAGGTGTACGAGAAGGCCGCCAAGCACTTCGACGAGCCGGAGCTGGCGCAGCTGATCGCCGCGATCACGACGATCAACGCCTGGAACCGGTTCGGCGTGACCTGCCGGATGACGCCGGGCCACTACACGCCCGGCGGGAACGCGTGA
- a CDS encoding carboxymuconolactone decarboxylase family protein — MTARTQLLDREVGKALSALSAAAKKGLGDPVLAELVMIRASQLNHCAFCLDMHLAQNGEGEERLGLLAAWEEAADLYDGRERAALALTEAMTVLTEGFVPDEVYEEAAVHFDDGELAHLIGLITVINSWNRLMVSRRVPPGGYTP, encoded by the coding sequence GTGACGGCACGCACGCAGCTCCTGGACCGGGAGGTCGGGAAGGCGCTGTCGGCGCTGAGCGCGGCGGCCAAGAAGGGGCTCGGCGACCCCGTGCTCGCCGAGCTGGTGATGATCCGGGCCTCGCAGCTCAACCACTGCGCGTTCTGCCTGGACATGCACCTCGCCCAGAACGGGGAGGGCGAGGAGCGCCTCGGTCTGCTCGCCGCCTGGGAGGAGGCGGCGGACCTGTACGACGGGCGGGAGCGGGCCGCGCTCGCGCTGACCGAGGCGATGACCGTCCTGACCGAGGGCTTCGTGCCCGACGAGGTGTACGAGGAGGCCGCCGTACACTTCGACGACGGTGAACTCGCCCATCTGATCGGGCTGATCACCGTCATCAACAGCTGGAACCGGCTGATGGTCAGCCGCAGGGTCCCACCGGGGGGTTACACACCGTGA
- a CDS encoding isocitrate lyase/PEP mutase family protein, whose translation MSHAAAFRALHHGRVPDDPLVLPGPWDAASARVCVEAGFPALATPSAGVAASLGYEDGQTPADEMFAAVARIVRAVDVPVSADVEDGYGLAPKELVERLLEVGVVGCNLEDSTDGGLKDPAEHAEWLAGVREEAGDRLFLNARIDTFIRGVDDPGAAIERAAAYVAAGADCVYPIAAPTALLPLLRSGIQGPVNVFARPGQGPAPAELGGLGATRITFGPGLQRHAEQSVREAAAGLAGRPVK comes from the coding sequence GTGAGTCATGCCGCCGCGTTCCGCGCCCTGCACCACGGCCGGGTCCCGGACGACCCCCTCGTCCTGCCGGGCCCCTGGGACGCGGCGAGCGCCCGGGTGTGCGTGGAGGCCGGGTTCCCGGCGCTCGCGACGCCGAGCGCCGGGGTGGCGGCCTCGCTCGGGTACGAGGACGGGCAGACCCCGGCCGACGAGATGTTCGCGGCCGTCGCGCGGATCGTGCGCGCCGTGGACGTGCCCGTGTCGGCGGACGTCGAGGACGGTTACGGCCTGGCGCCGAAGGAGCTGGTGGAGCGGCTCCTCGAGGTGGGCGTGGTCGGCTGCAACCTGGAGGACTCCACCGACGGGGGGCTCAAGGACCCGGCGGAGCACGCCGAGTGGCTGGCCGGGGTGCGGGAGGAGGCCGGTGACCGGCTCTTCCTGAACGCCCGGATCGACACGTTCATCCGGGGCGTCGACGATCCGGGAGCGGCGATCGAGCGGGCCGCCGCCTATGTCGCCGCGGGCGCCGACTGCGTGTATCCCATCGCCGCCCCGACCGCCCTGCTGCCGCTGCTGCGGTCCGGGATCCAGGGGCCGGTGAACGTGTTCGCGCGGCCCGGGCAGGGCCCCGCACCCGCCGAACTCGGCGGGCTCGGGGCCACCCGGATCACGTTCGGGCCCGGTCTCCAGCGGCATGCGGAGCAGTCGGTGCGGGAGGCCGCGGCAGGGCTCGCGGGCCGGCCCGTGAAGTGA